GCGGCTTATAAGGGCAAAAACGCAGGCTCACAGGGTGATATTGGTACAACTTCATTCTTCCCGGCTAAACCTTTTGGTTGCTATGGCGACGGCGGTATGGTATTCACTGATGATGCAGAACTTGATCTCAAACTGAACTGGCTGCGCAATCATGGTCAGAACGAAAGGTACAACCATAAAATTATTGGTATGAACGGACGTCTTGATACTATTCAGTGTGCAGTGCTGAACGCTAAGTTTGACAGATTCAGGTATGTTGAGATTAAAAACAGAAATAACGCAGCTGATAAATATATGGCGCTTCTTAAGCCGCTGGCTGATGCGGGAAAAGTTGTTCTGCCTTATGTGATGCCTGACAGTGTCCACGTGTGGGCACAGTTTACGCTTAAGGTTGAAGATAGAGACGGGCTTATGGCTCATCTCCAGAAGAATGATATCCCGTGTGCTATCCACTATCCGAAGCCTCTGCATATGCAGGAAGCTTTTGCAGATCTCGGATACAAAAAGGGCGATTTCCCTATTTGCGAAGAGATGGGTAAGAAAGTTATAAGTCTTCCCATGTGTGCATATAAGGAAGATGGTGAAATAGAAGAAGTGTGTGAAGTAATAAGTTCATTCTACAAGTAAGATAACCGCTGTGGGCGGGGCTTGTAAGGAACTTTTAGAAAGTTTATAAAAAAATCTAACAAAAAGCTTGACATATTTTTGCTTAGGTTATACTATTTGCCTCCGTTTTGATGCGGAAACTTCAGCTGGTGTAGCTCAAACGGTAGAGCAACTGACTTGTAATCAGTAGGTTGTAGGTTCAAGTCCTATCACCAGCTTTTAATAAGATGTATATCCGGTGTACGCCGGGCACGTGTAGGGGAGATACCCAAGTGGCCAAAGGGGGCAGGCTGTAAACCTGTTGTCGTATGACTTCGAAGGTTCGAATCCTTCTCTCCCCACTTTAATGTTAGCGGGTGTAGCTCAGTTGGCTAGAGCATCAGCCTTCCAAGCTGAGGGTCACGGGTTCGAGTCCCGTTACCCGCTCTTTTTTCTAAAGTGGCTTTTATGAAATAAGGACGGACGATAGAGTTACGTCTGTTTTTTTTTATATTGCCCACGTGGCTCAGGCGGCTAGAGCGCGTCCTTGGTAAGGACGAGGTCACCGGTTCAAGTCCGGTCGTGGGCTTTGACTTGAGGAGGACAGATCAAGATGGCCAAGGCAAAATTTGAAAGGAAGAAACCTCACGTAAACGTGGGTACAATCGGTCACGTAGACCATGGTAAAACAACCCTTACAGCCGCAATGACAACAGTTCTTAGTAAGCGCGGTTTTTGTGAGGCAGTGGATTTCGCAAATATCGACAAAGCTCCAGAAGAGCGTGAGCGCGGTATAACCATTGCGACATCTCACGTCGAATACGAATCAGAAGTTCGCCACTACGCACACGTAGACTGTCCGGGTCACGCGGATTATGTAAAAAACATGATCACAGGTGCCGCACAGATGGACGGAGCAATTCTTGTAGTAAGTGCATCTGACGGTCCTATGCCTCAGACACGTGAGCACATCCTTCTTGCACGTCAGGTAGGAGTTCCTACGATAGTAGTCTTCATGAACAAATGTGACATGGTAGACGACGAAGAGCTTCTTGAGCTTGTAGAGCTTGAGATCCGTGATCTTCTCAGTGCTTATGAGTTTCCTGGCGATGATACACCAATCATTCAGGGATCAGCTCTTAAAGCTCTTGAAGGTGATGTAGCTTATGAAGAGAAAATAATAGAGCTTGTCCAGGCACTTGATGATTTCATTCCTGAACCTGAGCGTGACATAGATAAGCCTTTTATTATGCCTATCGAGGATGTATTTTCAATTTCCGGACGTGGTACAGTTGTGACAGGACGTATTGAGCGTGGAGTTGTAAAAGTATCTGAAGAGATTGAGATCGTAGGTATTAAAGATACAGTAAAGACAGTAGTAACCGGAGTTGAGATGTTCCGTAAACTTCTTGATCAGGGTGAGGCTGGAGATAATGTCGGAGTACTTCTCCGTGGTATCAAGAAAGATGACGTAGAGCGTGGTCAGGTGCTTGCTAAGCCAGGTTCCATCACCCCTCACCGTAAGTTTAAAGCAGAAGCTTATATCCTTACTAAAGAGGAAGGCGGCCGCCACACCCCATTTTTCACAGGCTACCGTCCACAGTTCTATTTCAGAACTACAGACGTGACAGGCATCATCACACTTCCTGAGGGAGTAGAGATGGTAATGCCTGGTGACAACATCTCTTGTGATGTGGAGCTTATCACTCCGATTGCAATGGACGCAGGTCTTCGTTTCGCTATCCGTGAGGGTGGTAGAACAGTTGGTGCCGGTGTTGTAACAGAGATATCGGAGTAACAGAATGAGAGAAAAAGTAATCCTTGCCTGTACTGAGTGCAAGAACAGAAACTATACAACTACCAAGAATAAAAAAACTATGACTGGTAAGCTTGAGTTGATGAAGTATTGCAGAACAGACAGGAAGCATACTCTACACAAAGAAACTAAATAGTTTAAATAATACAAAGGATGCAGGCTAGTAGCTCAATTGGCAGAGCACCGGTCTCCAAAACCGGGGGTTGGAAGTTCGAGTCTTCTCTGGCCTGCCATTATCATCCTTTAACTTACAAACGAGTTTAATCATATGGGCAAGTGGTCTAAGTTTTATAATGAAGTCAAAGAAGAGCTCAAGAAAGTGGTATGGCCTACGAAGGAATCCACAATCGGTACAACAGGTGTTGTTATCGCTATCTGCATAGTGTGCGCTATCTTCATGGGTGTTGTTGATTTCGGGCTCGCTAAGATTACTCAGTTTATATACTAGGTAGACAAACATGGCAAAACAGTGGTA
This window of the Denitrovibrio acetiphilus DSM 12809 genome carries:
- the tuf gene encoding elongation factor Tu; this encodes MAKAKFERKKPHVNVGTIGHVDHGKTTLTAAMTTVLSKRGFCEAVDFANIDKAPEERERGITIATSHVEYESEVRHYAHVDCPGHADYVKNMITGAAQMDGAILVVSASDGPMPQTREHILLARQVGVPTIVVFMNKCDMVDDEELLELVELEIRDLLSAYEFPGDDTPIIQGSALKALEGDVAYEEKIIELVQALDDFIPEPERDIDKPFIMPIEDVFSISGRGTVVTGRIERGVVKVSEEIEIVGIKDTVKTVVTGVEMFRKLLDQGEAGDNVGVLLRGIKKDDVERGQVLAKPGSITPHRKFKAEAYILTKEEGGRHTPFFTGYRPQFYFRTTDVTGIITLPEGVEMVMPGDNISCDVELITPIAMDAGLRFAIREGGRTVGAGVVTEISE
- a CDS encoding DegT/DnrJ/EryC1/StrS family aminotransferase → MQFCNLKKQYQELKPEIDNAIAQVLEHGMYVGGPEVGELEKKCTDFTGAKFAKACSSGTDALVLALMAYDVGAGDYVITTPFTFIATAECISLVGAKPLFVDIDPQTYNICPKKLKELLDTTDIPEDKIKGVITVDLYGQCADYDAIREAMKGHDLFLVQDAAQSFGAAYKGKNAGSQGDIGTTSFFPAKPFGCYGDGGMVFTDDAELDLKLNWLRNHGQNERYNHKIIGMNGRLDTIQCAVLNAKFDRFRYVEIKNRNNAADKYMALLKPLADAGKVVLPYVMPDSVHVWAQFTLKVEDRDGLMAHLQKNDIPCAIHYPKPLHMQEAFADLGYKKGDFPICEEMGKKVISLPMCAYKEDGEIEEVCEVISSFYK
- the rpmG gene encoding 50S ribosomal protein L33 translates to MREKVILACTECKNRNYTTTKNKKTMTGKLELMKYCRTDRKHTLHKETK
- the secE gene encoding preprotein translocase subunit SecE, whose product is MGKWSKFYNEVKEELKKVVWPTKESTIGTTGVVIAICIVCAIFMGVVDFGLAKITQFIY